A genome region from Chloroherpetonaceae bacterium includes the following:
- a CDS encoding biotin--[acetyl-CoA-carboxylase] ligase, which yields MLNTHRIEQALSQTRRLGKVLYYFEQLDSTNSEIFRATHLPEGAVILAEFQTAGRGRAGKVWHSPMGENLLFSVLLRPACETKWLGLLSIMASEAIAETAEFLTTCTATVKYPNDVYVSGKKLAGVLVETRTQGLRAPTVALGIGLNVNQTAFEGELSERATSLRLIAQRELDRAAVLTYLLQCLDARYDEFIQGRAELFLERWKARCQIIGKEVSFRYANAELSGKVVAIDEQGCLWIESNTQRICYAPTDISYVRY from the coding sequence ACTACTTTGAGCAATTAGACTCCACAAATAGCGAGATTTTTCGTGCCACGCACTTACCAGAAGGTGCAGTCATCCTTGCCGAATTTCAGACAGCTGGCAGAGGGCGTGCCGGCAAAGTGTGGCACTCCCCTATGGGCGAAAACTTGCTCTTTTCAGTGCTGCTTCGCCCAGCTTGCGAGACCAAGTGGCTGGGCTTGCTTTCTATTATGGCATCGGAAGCGATTGCAGAAACTGCAGAATTTCTCACAACTTGCACAGCGACGGTCAAGTATCCCAATGATGTGTATGTTAGTGGGAAAAAGCTCGCTGGGGTTCTTGTAGAAACCCGCACGCAAGGTCTCCGTGCGCCAACTGTTGCACTTGGCATTGGTCTCAATGTCAATCAAACTGCCTTTGAAGGTGAGCTGAGCGAGCGCGCCACTTCTTTGCGCTTGATTGCACAAAGAGAACTTGACCGCGCTGCTGTGCTGACTTACTTGCTTCAGTGCCTCGATGCACGCTACGACGAGTTCATTCAAGGCAGAGCAGAACTTTTTTTAGAGCGTTGGAAAGCCCGATGCCAGATTATTGGCAAAGAAGTTTCATTTCGCTATGCCAATGCAGAGCTTTCGGGCAAAGTGGTCGCTATTGATGAGCAAGGCTGCCTTTGGATTGAATCCAACACTCAACGCATTTGCTATGCACCGACCGACATCAGCTACGTCCGATACTGA
- a CDS encoding type III pantothenate kinase codes for MHRPTSATSDTDVMLAIDIGNTHTRFAILQRGLIVWHKALSTDLLRSARQAQKLIRPMSQDLLAKFGQIRQIGVASVVPQASAHLLPAVEQVFSTSILNISAHLKLPFKICYKTPETLGADRIALLAFARLHFPKQAVIAIDFGTAITYDILRANGDYLGGMILAGMHTAATALSQRAAQLPTFDLPYQPRLIGRSTIECLQSGTFWGTVAQTDGLIARLKDALRLTYKEPNVAVLATGGDAKRLATAVKAIDAVEQDAVLFGIRIIAAHQ; via the coding sequence ATGCACCGACCGACATCAGCTACGTCCGATACTGATGTAATGCTTGCAATTGACATCGGCAATACGCACACTCGCTTTGCGATCTTGCAGCGCGGGCTGATTGTCTGGCACAAAGCCCTTTCAACCGACTTACTGCGTTCAGCGCGTCAGGCACAGAAACTTATCAGACCAATGAGCCAAGACCTATTAGCAAAGTTTGGTCAAATTCGCCAGATTGGCGTGGCTTCAGTCGTGCCCCAAGCCAGCGCCCATCTGTTGCCAGCGGTAGAACAGGTGTTCAGCACCTCTATTCTAAACATTTCTGCTCATCTCAAACTGCCGTTTAAGATTTGCTACAAGACACCAGAGACGCTCGGTGCAGACCGCATCGCTTTACTGGCGTTTGCTCGTCTTCATTTTCCCAAGCAAGCTGTCATTGCTATTGATTTCGGCACCGCTATCACTTACGACATTTTGCGTGCCAATGGAGACTATCTTGGCGGAATGATTCTGGCAGGAATGCATACTGCTGCAACTGCGCTCTCACAGCGTGCGGCGCAGCTACCGACATTCGATCTTCCATATCAGCCTCGTTTAATTGGGCGCAGCACGATTGAATGCTTACAATCTGGCACATTCTGGGGCACTGTAGCACAAACCGATGGCTTAATTGCACGGCTTAAAGATGCCCTTCGACTTACCTATAAGGAACCTAACGTTGCAGTGCTTGCGACAGGTGGCGATGCAAAGCGGCTTGCTACGGCTGTGAAAGCTATTGACGCAGTTGAACAAGATGCTGTGCTATTTGGGATCCGCATCATTGCTGCTCACCAATGA